The nucleotide window ATGCATGTTCACTGCAGAGCCCCCAACACCATCCCCGGCACTTCTGCCACTCCTGCCTTCCACACTGGCCCCTGCCCCACTCACCGGCTATCGAGGAGACAACCACAATGCTCCCGTTGCTCTGCTTCAGCATGGGCATGGCGGCCCCGCTCAGGACCACATAACTCAGGAAGTTGACCTCCATGCTTTTGCGCACGTGGTCAATGTCATCGATAAATACAGTCATAGGATTGTTGGTGTTGGTGATGTGGTTGAGAATGAGCATGTCTAGTCCCCCTGTAAGAGATGGCTGTGTTGAGAGAAACCATCTGAGGTTGAtaccttctccccctcctccccgtcTCAAAAGCTCCCTGGTGAATCCCTAGGGCAAAGtccagaagaggagagaggagaagctGTCTCACCCATGAGTTTTCCAGCTTTGGCCACAAATTGCTCTGCGAAGGTCATGTTCTCCATGGTGCCAGCAACGTAGTGCGCGGAGGATGCGCCGAGCTCCAGGCAGTGGGATACCACCTGCAGAGGCACAGCGGTCATGGCTTCAATCTCGGCTGAAGACTTTTGGGGGGCAGTCTCTGACATAATGGGGGTTTAAATGAGAGGTTGCTCACAGCCCTGTTttggtaggggtgtgtgtgtgtgtgtgtgtgtgtgtgtgtgtgtgtgtgcgcgttgCTAAATGCAACTGACACAATATTAGTCCCCTGTTTGAAATACTGTCTGGAATAAGATAGGGTATAAATGGATAAATCACTGTGCTGGAGTTTAAGTCTGTGCTCATGAGTTTCTGTAAACAGATGTTTCTGAACACATTATTGGTAGGGATGCTAGTTCCTGTGTGGGTAGCCCTAAGTTTGTGAATATTTGTGTATCCTTGGGTTTCTGAGTCTGAGTATATAAGAGAGCATGTGTCTGCATGGGTACCAGAGTATGAATTCCTGAGTACGTCCTGGAATGTTGGTATCTGAGcacatatatgtatgtctgtGACTCCATGTGTCAATGTGTGTGAATAGGCATGCCTATCTCATAGATAGAGATAGAGCCCAAGAACTTTGTGTCTAGATATGTATGCATGAGAATGAATACTTAAATGCATACTTTTATGTTCGTTTGGGTGTTTGaaccctctgtgtgtgtgtgtgagtatgcatCTATGTCTGAGTGTGCCAGTTCTGTGTGTTGGCATGTATATGTGAGCATACATAGGAATACATCTGGGCACGTGAGGGTACCTATGGCTGTGGGCACAGGACCCTCACCTTCTTTAGAGCTTCTTCTGACCTCGCTGTCACTACCACATGGGCTCCCATTCTCGCCAGATGATAGGCCATCTCTCTTCCAATCCCCTTGCTGGCCCCTGTGACAATCACTCTTTTTCCTCGAAGCATCTCTGGGAAACCCCAAAAGAAAATAAGGACCATAGCTGTCAGCAACATACCTCCTCCCACTTTAGAGGTGGACAGCCTTATCTCAGTGTCTAAAGGTTATGAGCCCAGATCAACTCATCTCAAATTGCATAAATCAATGAAGGAACAGATCAACTCTTCCGTAAACATTCTCTGAAATGGGAGTTTGCTTTGGTTGCTCAAAACCAAGCCTTCCTGCTATCCTTTTCTGAAAACCCCTATGGAAAGAGAACAGCTAAAACACTGGAGTTCCAGACATTTCTGGATTCATCCAGTTGCtcaattgaaataaaattcaaagagtcATCAAAACACATGTGCTCAGAGAGATTCCAGATACTTTCTCTCACTTCTATTTAGTCATCAACTCCAGAATTCTTTCTTGTTTGCCACTTATCCATCTCTCCACAGAGCCCAATTATCTGGCTAAGTTGTGAATTTTGGAATAGCCCTATTTTTTTGGTAAGAGATCTGAAATTGCTTTTGATCAAAGGTGCCAAATAAAACATGGACTATTTGGTAATCTTCTAACGCGATGATTACCCCTCCCTACACCCCTATTACCCAGCCTGTGGCTGGAAGACATAGAAACACAGTCTCACCTCAGGGTCCCCTCTTGTCCAGCAACTTTGGGGATCAAGAACTCCTTTTTATCCTCAGAAACACTCTAGCCATCCCTGGGTTTTTAAATCTATTCCTCCAAAATTAGACACATTGGTACTTACCTGGTCTGAACTCCTCCTTCGCAGAATAGTAGTAGTAGGCCAAGAAGATCCCCAGAATGGGGAGGAGATATTTCTTCATAAAAGCCATCAGACAGGGACCTGGCCTGAGGAGCCCTggaggacacacagagagaaccTACAGAGCTTTCTACAACCTCCTAGGCAGGCAGCGGCCTCTGAATTGTGACATCAGGGATGGGGGAGGCTGGTTTAGTCTCAGGCAGTCCTAGCCAATTTCCCTGTCAGAGCAGCGATTGGCTTTGGGTGGGATCCCATTCGTCCCTGGCAGCCTGTGTGGTGGATTTCATAATGGACAATGTTTactccatttcattgagcaagaagAGACTTCCAGATGGCCAGGCTCATGATTGTACAGGACCGGATTCCAGAGCATCCCTACCCTGAGCCCGTCTTCCTCTTAATGCCGTTTACTCCAAGAATCAACGGCCTTTCAAAAGTGGTATAtcaaaggcagagagaaagtgTGCACAGGGCTTCTGGGGAAGTGTGAGTAATAGCAAAGAGAGCCAAAGTCAAGCAAGTCTCATTCTCAGCCCCACCTCCTAGTCGgaagcaattaaaaataacagcacaaaacagaaaaataagcttagttaaaaaaaaaaaagtgcacattttggaggaaaaaaaaaaagcaaagaagccCTATAAATTCCACACTTAAGTTCAATGAACAATATTACAACATCAAAGGGGAATGCAAGCCAGCCAGAACCCAGATGGCGGGAAACCCATGACCGGGTCAAGACTCTCAGGCAAGTGCAATGGAATGTACACTTATTAATTTAGCAGCAAATACAGAAGAAATAATGAGTGccaagaaaaaaaggcattaaGCTGTTAAAGTAGGTCTTATAAATGCGACAGAGGACCAAGAACGTGAACAGGATGGTAGGAAGAGGGGACCTGAcgtagaagaaaaaagaatgagcatCGTTGAAGCAAAGCTAGCCTGAAAAGCCCACATCCAGCTAAAAATTGATCTAGTAACAGTAAAAGGACCAGGGGGGAGAAACCCCTACTAATTTAGAATTTAtcacagaaatatagaaataacCACCTTGGTATGTCTGTAGCAAGAATTCATTAAGGCTCAATCTTCAAAGAAAGAATTTAAGATATAGTATTGTTAAGTTTTTCGACTTAAAAACAACTAACCAAACCATACACATTACCCTATCACAGAGCAAATCCAGAATTCTGCAAGTTACCAGCGTAGCcaagaaaatcatttaaatatggCAATAAGAATAGGTACCTGTGCTTTGGAGGAGGAATGTGGGTTGAGGGCGGGGGTTGGAGGATTCACACAAGATTAAGAGAAATTGAATTATGACCCCAAGCACAGTATCTGGAAACACTCACTGAATTTTCACTTCAGAGCAAGGGAAAATAAGTTAAGACCCAGAGGAGATGAAACAATTTGTCAACAAAGGCCCACAGCTGTGAAGTTCACTTCCAGAAAACAATGCAGATTTGAGAACAGTTGAGGGCTACATAGAG belongs to Pseudorca crassidens isolate mPseCra1 chromosome 2, mPseCra1.hap1, whole genome shotgun sequence and includes:
- the HSD11B1 gene encoding 11-beta-hydroxysteroid dehydrogenase 1 isoform X1; protein product: MAFMKKYLLPILGIFLAYYYYSAKEEFRPEMLRGKRVIVTGASKGIGREMAYHLARMGAHVVVTARSEEALKKVVSHCLELGASSAHYVAGTMENMTFAEQFVAKAGKLMGGLDMLILNHITNTNNPMTVFIDDIDHVRKSMEVNFLSYVVLSGAAMPMLKQSNGSIVVVSSIAGKTANPLIAAYSASKFALDGFFSSIRVEYAVTNVNVSITLCILGLIDTETAMTGTAGIYNAEASPKEECALEIIKGGALRQKEVYYDSSVLTPFLLGNPGRKIMEFLSLRNYNMEIFINN
- the HSD11B1 gene encoding 11-beta-hydroxysteroid dehydrogenase 1 isoform X2 translates to MAFMKKYLLPILGIFLAYYYYSAKEEFRPEMLRGKRVIVTGASKGIGREMAYHLARMGAHVVVTARSEEALKKVVSHCLELGASSAHYVAGTMENMTFAEQFVAKAGKLMGGLDMLILNHITNTNNPMTVFIDDIDHVRKSMEVNFLSYVVLSGAAMPMLKQSNGSIVVVSSIAETAMTGTAGIYNAEASPKEECALEIIKGGALRQKEVYYDSSVLTPFLLGNPGRKIMEFLSLRNYNMEIFINN